From a region of the Nitrospiria bacterium genome:
- a CDS encoding ATP-binding protein, translated as MVRSAFKKITGRLKHLRLNTKLQLMMLSLLFLSLLASLAFYWLTEKAVVKEIMADTEDLTTAIQISVEQLTTHGATDEARLRDYVKRLNKKGVKEISVLSNENQVIASSNPHRKERPPDPKRRDLVITERIGEDAGTKKDQKPYNILVPIVVGGEQLGYVHIIMIMDDFNRLIRESFYTRLAVHIVIFSVGIFLSFFLAWHYTRPIKQVVEAAKNVAAGDLSTPLVVQGGGEEIGELTRSFNEMVEKLRLQKSLEGRLRHAEHLSAVGQLASGIAHEIRNPLNLINLSIDHLRVQLDKAHFLDKAEIDSLVANIKTEIHRLNRMIENFLDFGKPLRLQMQSADLAGILSEVLQLALPKGVDQGVRFETRGIHELPRVLVDVEQIKNCFVNITLNALQAMSQGGVLRIHAQADDENNRVLVHFEDNGSGIESDHLQKIFEPYFTTKKLGIGLGLALTKRVLEEHGGTISVASAKGMGTTVTISLPMEAVPAGRPTAAGRRGVHA; from the coding sequence ATGGTGAGATCCGCGTTCAAGAAGATCACCGGCCGTCTGAAGCATCTCCGCCTGAACACCAAGCTCCAGCTCATGATGCTCTCGCTGTTGTTTTTATCCCTGTTGGCCTCGTTGGCCTTCTACTGGCTGACGGAAAAGGCGGTCGTCAAGGAAATTATGGCCGACACGGAAGACCTGACGACGGCGATCCAGATCAGCGTCGAACAATTGACGACGCACGGGGCCACGGACGAGGCCCGGCTGAGGGATTACGTCAAACGACTCAATAAAAAGGGCGTCAAGGAGATCTCCGTTCTAAGCAACGAGAATCAGGTCATCGCCAGTTCCAATCCGCATCGGAAAGAACGACCCCCGGACCCCAAGCGTCGCGATCTGGTGATTACGGAGCGGATCGGGGAGGATGCGGGAACCAAGAAAGACCAGAAACCCTACAATATCCTGGTTCCAATCGTGGTCGGCGGAGAACAGTTGGGCTATGTCCATATCATCATGATCATGGATGACTTCAATCGTCTGATCCGGGAAAGTTTCTATACGCGTTTGGCCGTGCACATCGTTATTTTTTCGGTCGGGATTTTTCTTTCATTCTTTTTGGCCTGGCACTATACCCGGCCCATCAAGCAGGTCGTGGAGGCGGCTAAAAACGTTGCGGCCGGGGATTTGAGCACGCCGCTGGTGGTGCAGGGGGGCGGAGAAGAGATCGGCGAACTGACCCGGAGCTTCAACGAGATGGTGGAGAAGCTTCGCTTGCAAAAATCCCTTGAGGGACGCCTGCGCCATGCGGAGCATCTCTCGGCCGTCGGCCAGCTGGCTTCCGGCATCGCCCATGAAATCCGCAATCCCCTGAACCTCATCAATCTCAGCATCGACCACCTGCGCGTTCAGTTGGATAAGGCCCATTTTCTCGATAAAGCGGAGATCGACTCCTTGGTGGCCAACATCAAAACCGAGATTCATCGGCTGAACCGGATGATTGAAAATTTTCTCGATTTTGGAAAACCGCTCCGCCTCCAGATGCAATCCGCCGATTTGGCCGGCATTTTATCCGAAGTGCTGCAGCTCGCTCTTCCCAAAGGAGTGGATCAGGGGGTTCGATTCGAGACCCGTGGAATTCACGAACTTCCCAGGGTGCTGGTCGATGTGGAACAGATCAAGAACTGCTTCGTGAACATCACCCTGAACGCGCTTCAGGCGATGAGTCAGGGAGGGGTGCTGCGGATTCACGCGCAGGCGGATGACGAAAACAACCGGGTGCTGGTGCATTTTGAAGATAACGGCTCCGGAATCGAGTCGGACCATCTTCAGAAAATCTTCGAGCCCTATTTTACGACCAAGAAACTCGGCATCGGGCTGGGACTGGCGTTGACGAAGCGGGTCTTGGAAGAGCACGGCGGGACCATTTCCGTCGCCAGCGCAAAAGGAATGGGAACAACCGTCACCATTTCGCTTCCCATGGAAGCCGTGCCTGCCGGCAGGCCCACCGCGGCGGGCAGGCGGGGGGTTCATGCATGA